The sequence AGATTTTGTAAAAAAATTTGCAAATTTGACCGCTTGATGTTCCCCCTCTTTGCTAAAGAGGGGGATTTGTTTTTTAACTAATACTTCCGAGCCTTCGCTAACTGCTCTTCGGAGCGTTGGCGGGCTTGTTGAATGCGCTCGCTTTCCGACACTTCCGCTACGCCAACGTGCCACCAACAGCCGTAGCCGTGTGCCATGGTTTTCGGCAACACTTTAATATCAATCAGCGTTGAAACAGTTTGCTGTTTCGCATCTTGAAGGGCTGCGCGCAGTTCGGCTTCGTTAGTCACTCGGTAAGTTTTACAGCCGTAGGCTTCGGCGTTTTTCGCGAAATCAATCGGCACTAAACCGCCGTTGAGCTGGTTGCTTTGTGCGTTGCGGAAACGGAATTCCGTGCCGAAGCTGTCCATACCGTTGCCGATTTGCAGGTTGTTGATACAGCCGTTTGCCATATTGTCGAACAGCACTACGTTGATTTTTTTACCTTCTTGGATAGAAGTCACTAACTCGGTGTGCGCCATTAAGTAAGAGCCGTCGCCGAGTAAGGCGTAAACTTCTTGCTCAGGACGGGCAATTTTCACACCAACCGCTGCGCTTACTTCGTAACCCATACAAGAGTAGCCATACTCGAGGTGGTAGGTCTCTTCGCCTTTGCTCAACCAAGTGCGTTGTAAATCGCCCGGCAAGCTACCGGCGGCAGCGACGATAATACCATCGTTTTCAATCGTTTCGTTCACGATGCCAAGCACTTGTGATTGTGTTAATTGTGAGCCGGTGAGTTGGATAAATTCTTTGTGAACCGCTTTATGATCCAAGTTATCGTTGATTTCAGGGGTGAAATTCTGGCTGTATTGCACCGCACGTAGGCGTTTGATTTCTTCAGCAAAGTCTGCTTTGGCGGTGGTAATTTCATTACCCCATTGTGCTTGATAGCTGCTTGGCAGCTTGGTAAGCAATGCTTCGAGTGTCGCCTTGGCATCGGCAACAATTTGTACGCCGTCTAATTTATAGGCATCGAAACGTGCCACATTGATGTTTAAGAACTGCACGTCCGGATGTTGGAATATCCATTTCGAAGACGTGGTGAAATCGGTGTAGCGTGTGCCGATACCGATCACCAAATCTGCCTCTTTCGCTAAGCGGTTTGCCGCCAAGCAACCGGTTTCACCGACACCGCCGACATTCAATTCATAATCGGAAACCACCGCACTTTTACCCGCTTGGGTTTCCGCAAACGGAATGCCGAACTGTTTTGCAAATTTTTGCAGGATTTGACCCGCTTGTGAGTAACGCACACCGCCACCGCAGACGATCAGCGGCTTTTTCTTGGCGGTAATTAGTTTCACCGCATCGTTCAGCATCGCTTTGGTCGGCAGATTACGCTCTAAACGGTGAACGCGTTTTTGCAGGAAGCTGTTCGGGAAGTCGAAGCTTTCTGCTTGCACATCTTGCGGAAGTGCAATCGTCACTGCACCGGTTTCTGCCGGATCGGTTAAAACACGAAACGCATTGATACAGGCACTCATTAACTGCTCCGGACGTTGCACACGATCCCAGTATTTGCTGACGGCACGGAAGGCATCGTTGGTACTGATGCTTAAATCGTAAGATTGCTCGATTTGTTGTAGCACAGGGTCTGGCTGGCGGGTGGCAAATACATCGCCGGGTAACAATAGAAGAGGAATGCGGTTAGCAGTTGCCGTGGCGGCCGCAGTCACCATATTCGCTGCTCCCGGGCCAACAGAGGAGGTACACGCGATGATTTTTTGGCGCAGGTTCTGTTTGGCAAAACCCATCGCCAAATGTGCCATCCCTTGCTCGTTTCTACCTTGGTATAAGGTTAGCCCGCCAGAATTTTGCGCTAACGCTTGCCCGATACCCAGCACATTGCCGTGGCCAAAAATGGCCACAACGCCGTGAACAAATTTGATCTCTTTACCATCAACTTCAATATATTGATTATCCAAAAATTGAATGAGAGCTTGTGCGACAGTTAATCGAGTAGTTTGCATAAAAACCTCTGCGTGATGAATAGTGGTGATTTACAAGCGGTGTTTTTTCACTAAAAACCTACAAATGAAAAATTTGTTTCATTTATAGTGTAATCATAGTCGAAAAAAATCGGGTTAGCTATCGTATTTCTAAAAAATGGCGGAGTTTTATGTAAATTTGCGAACTAAGTCACATAATTGATAATTTCAATATAATTAAAATTGAAATAAATGTTTCATTTTGTATAATAAATGGCGATTTTCAATAAATTCACTACAAGGAGCGATTATGGCTACAGTAAATCATCAAGATCGTCCTCTTGATCTTATCTGTTTAGGGCGTGTTGCGGTCGATCTCTACGGCCAGCAAATCGGATCTCGTTTAGAAGAGATGACGACTTTCTCAAAATATCTTGGCGGTTCATCAGGTAATGTGGCATACGGCACCGCGGTGCAAGGCCTACGTTCGTCGATGTTGGCGCGTGTGGGCGATGAACATATGGGACGTTTCCTGCGCGAAGAACTGCAAAGTGTCGGTGTGGACACCAGCCACTTGATTACCGATAAAGAGCGTTTAACCGCACTGGTGATTTTGGGCATTAAAGATAAAGAGACCTTTCCGCTGATTTTCTACCGTGATAACTGTGCGGATATGGCAATCACCAAAGACGATTTCAGCGAAGCCTATATCGCTTCCAGCCGTGCATTGGCCATCACCGGCACGCATTTATCCAATCCGAAAACCCGTGAAGCGGTGCTGACAGCGTTAGAATATGCGGGCAGAAATGAGGTGAAACGTGCATTGGACATTGACTATCGCCCGGTGCTATGGGGGCTGACCTCGCTCGGCGATGGCGAAACCCGTTATATCGATAGCGCAGAAGTGACAAAATCTCTGCAAGAAGTGCTACACCACTTTGATCTGATTGTCGGCACAGAAGAAGAGTTCCACATCGCTGGCGGTTCAACCGACACGTTCACTGCTTTAAAAAACGTGCGTAAAGTCTCCAATGCCGTATTAGTCTGCAAACGTGGTGCACTCGGTTGCTCGGTATTTGAAGGCGAACTGCCGAATGATTTAGACGGTGGTTTGAATGTGTATGGTGTGCGTGTCGAAGTGTTGAACGTGCTGGGCGCAGGCGATGCGTTTATGTCAGGCTTACTGCGTGGCTACTTAAATAATGAAGGCTGGGAGCAAGCGTGCCGTTATGCGAATGCATGTGGTGCGTTGGTGGTTTCCCGCCACGGCTGCTCGCCGGCAATGCCAACCAAACGTGAATTAGACGACTACTTAACCCGTGCGGCCAGCGTGCCACGCCCGGATTTAGACGAGAGTTTAAACCACTTACACCGTGTAACAACCCGTAAAAAATCGTGGGAAAATCTCTGTATTTTTGCGTTTGACCACCGTAAACAGTTGGTGGATATGGCCAATAAAGTGGGTGCCGATGTAGCGCGTTTACCGAAACTCAAACAGCTGCTGTTAAAAGCGATGGAGCAGACCGCCGCAGCGGCAGGCCTTCCACAAAATCAAGCAGGAATTTTGGCGGATACTACATTCGGACAAGATGCACTGAATGAAATTACCGGCAAAAACTACTGGATTGCCCGCCCGATCGAAGAGCCATCATCTCGTCCACTTGAATTGGAATACGGCGATTTAGGCACACAGCTTTCCGCTTTCCCGCGTTATCACGTGATCAAATGCTTGGCGTTCTACCACCCAACCGATGAAAGCGGTTTAAAAGCTCGCCAAGATCGCAAATTAAAAGAAGTGTACCAAGCGTGCTGCCGCACCGGACACGAGCTGTTGTTAGAAATCATCCTGCCGGCGGATATGCCTCAGGACGAACACTACTACAACGAAGCAATTACACATTTCTACCAACTCGGCATCAAACCAGAATGGTGGAAACTTCCAGGTGTTTCAACGGCTCAATGGAAAGCGATTTCCGCCACCATTGACGCCAATGACCCAGACTGCCGTGGTATTCTGATCTTAGGTTTAGACGCACCGCTTGATGTGTTTAAAGCTACCTTTGAACAGGCGAAAGGCTGTAAAAAAGTCAAAGGCTTTGCGGTTGGCCGCACTATTTTCGGTGAAGCCTCTGAAAAATGGTTGGCCGGAAAATTAGACGATCAGGGACTGATTAACGCTGTATCGGAAAAATACCGCATCCTGATTGATTTGTGGCAAAAGCGTTAAGCACTCACATTTCTCACAGATTTGAAAACCCCTTGCATACACAAGGGGTTTTGTTTTGCAAAAAATCAGAACAAATTGACCGCTTGATGCCCGAATTTTCTGAAAACAGGACATATTAGGCAAAAGAGATAATTGAAAAAGTTATCTGTTTGCAATTAGAAAAGAGTATAATGAAATAAAAATATCGACTATAGGAATATTGAAATGCATGAACCTACTCAACTTGCTCATTTTCAAGAAGAAATCCGTAAGCAATATGATGGACTCAGTAAGAGATTAAAACAAGTTGCTCAATATGTGTTAGATAACGGCAATAGTGTTGTTTTTGATACTGTTTCAACTATTGCTGATAGGGCAAATGTGCCACCTTCTACCTTAATCCGTTTTGCTAATGCATTTGGATTTAGCGGTTTTAATGAGATAAAGCAGCTTTTTCGTCAGGATATGATGGAAAATACATCTCGTTATGCTGAGCGAGTACAGTTATTCCGGCAAATTGAGCCGGATGAAAATTCTTCAAATGGCACATTAAATCATATTTTAGATGTTTTTGTACAAGGTAATATGCAAGCCTTACAGCAACTTACCAGTCAGGTGAGTTCAGAACAATTAGAACAAACAGTAGAAATTTTAAATAGTGCTAAGCGGATTTTTATTGTTGGGTTAAAGCGTTCATTTAGCATTGCTAATTATCTCAATTATGCTTTACATCACTTAGATTATGATGTTTTTATGATTGATGGTTCCGGAGGGATGTTTGATGAACAGCTAGGGCGTATTCGAGAAGGTGATGCTGTTATTGCAATCAGCTTTTCTCCTTATGCTAATGAAACATTAAATGTTGTAAGTGCAACAGCAAGAACCGGAGTGAAGCATATTGCGATTACTGACAGCCAGCTCAGCCCCTTGCTATCGTTTAGTGATGTATCTTTTATTATTAAAGAGGCACAAGTTAGTGGTTTCCGCTCCCAATGTGCGACGATGACATTGGCACAGACTATTGCGGTGTCGCTAGCGTTGAAAAAAGCTTAAATAATAGACCTCTTAGAGGTCTATTATTGATGACAGAGATAGTCTATTTATAATAGAGCTTTAATTTCATCACGGTATTGTGCTGATTTTGTACCAAAAATAATTTGTTGCGTATCAGCGACTTTAACCACATCTACAGCTCCAAGTTTTTTCAACATTGATTTATTTAATAATCGGTTATTATGTAATACAACTCTTAAACGAGTTAAACATGCTTCTACCTGTTTAATATTTTCTTTGTTACCGAGAGCTTCTAGAATTTTGTTAATATCAGCCATATATCCCTCTGTGATGCAAATTGTTGGAAATTTATTTAGGAATTTCTGTTTACGGATTGATTTAACCATTCCATATATTCTGCTGTCCCTTGTGCAACGGTTTTGAATGTATCTTTATAACCTGCAGCACGGAGATTGGTTAGATCCGCTTGGGTAAATGTTTGATAGCGAGATTTTAAATGTTCAGGGAATGGGATTGTTTCAATTTTTCCTCTGCCATGATATTTAATAACTGCGTTGGCGACTTCTTCAAAAGATTCTGCTTTACCTGTTCCAAGGTTGAAAATACCTGATACATTATTTTCCCAAGCCCATAAGTTCACTTTTGCCACATCTTCAACATAGACGAAATCACGTAGGAATTGTTTAGAACCAGCGAATAATTTCGGATTTTCTCCTTTTAACATTTGGTTATTTAAGTGGAACGCAACGCTTGCCATTGAGCCTTTATGTTGCTCTCGCGGGCCGTATACATTGAAATATTTAAAACCACATACCGGAGAATAAGCTTCGGGCAAAACACGGCGCACATATTCATCAAATAAGAATTTTGAGTAGCCGTAAGCATTTAATGGTCTTTCAAATTCACGTTTTTCGATAAAGTTATCGGAACGTCCGCCATAGGTTGCAGCACTTGATGCGTAGAAAAACGGAATTTGGCGATCTAAACAGAAATGTAATAAATCTTTTGAATATTCGTAGTTATTTTGCATTAGGTATTTCCCATCCCATTCGGTAGTTGCCGAACAAGCACCTTGGTGGAAAATAGCATCAATATAACTAAAGTTATCTCCTGCAATAATAGCTGCAATGAAATCTTCTTTATCGCAATAGTCTGCAATATCTAAATCGACCAAATTGATAAATTTTTCACCATTTTTTAGATTATCTACTACTAAAATGTCTTTACGACCGATTTTATTTAATGCTTTAATAATATTGCTGCCGATCATACCGGCGCCACCGGTTACAATAATCATATTTTTATCCTTTTTCAGTTAAATTGTGGTTATTATCGTTTTATCGTTTTGAATTTGCAAATATTTAGGAAATTAGATTTCTTATAGGAGATAAAAGAAAAGTTATGATAAATAAACTTTCTGCCCCGATTTAGCACTTTCAAATGCTGATTCAATGATTTTCAGCACCCATATTACCTCATCTAATTTCACTGTCGGTTCTGCATTATGGTTGATACAATCATATAAGTTATCAAGTAAATTTTGGTAACTTGCTTTCACATTGGGATAAGGCTGACGAACAACATCACCATTCACTTCTGTATGCAAAATACCCCATTGTGTTTCTGCTTCTATATTCCAATTCCCTTTTGGAATAGTGCCATTTTTTAATAAATCTTCTTGGTTATCCGCATTGTGTTTCAGATAAGAACCGAGCTTTCCATGTAAAACAAAGGTTGGGCTTGGCTCACGGGCATATTTACTGGCTTTTAGTACCATTTTAAAACCATTAGCATAATAGAGCTGAATATCGAAATTATCATCCACTAATGCACCTTCGTGCTGATAGCGAATATCTGCATATACCGCTTGTGGTTTTCCGAATAAATAAAGTGTTTGGTCAATCAAGTGCACGCCTAAGTCATAGACTAAACCTGTCCCTTTATCACCTGCTTCTTTCCAAGCTTTCGTATTTTTCTCTTTAGCATAGCGATCAAAGCGGATTTCACTATCCACCGGCTCACCTAACAACCCCTGCTGCATAATGGATTTTGCGGTGGCAATATGGCTATCCCAACGGCGATTTTGGTAAACATAAAGGACTTTACCTTGTTTTTTTGCTAATTCGGCTAATTCGATAGCTTCTGTTGAACTGGCTACCAGTGGCTTTTCTACTAAAACATGCTTATTTGCTAAAAGAGCCTCTTTCACCATTGTATAATGGGTTTGATTCGGCGTAGTAATCACGACTAAATCAATTTCTGGGGTTAAAAGGGCGGAAAATTCTCGTACAGTTTCTACATTAGGCAGCCATTGTGCCGCATTATTAGTGCTTCGTTCATACACCTTACGTACATAAAAACGTGGATCTTGTTTGAAAAACGGAATATGAAAAACACGACTGGAATAACCTGCTCCGGAGATAGCAATATTGATAGGTTGCATAGAAAATCCTCATAAAATTTTTATATTGTTTGCTTAAATAAACAAGCGGTCAGATTTTGGGAAAATTTTGCAAAAAATAGATAAAATACGATCGCTTGTTTAACTAATAATAGGTTTTGCAAACAATATCTTTTTCTTCGCAAAATATGTCACTATGGTTTGCAAGGCATTGCTTTTGTACATTTAATTTAGCCCTACCTCGGTTACTATGTTCACTACGATATTCCTGAGTAAATGGCTTTAGAGTACAAATGTGAACCGCTCTGGAATCAATTTGATCCGGAACATCAATTATAATTGGCATAGGGACGCCGGCTTGCTCTGTTGGAGCAACCGGTACAACACAACCACTTAATAGTATGCTTAAACTCATTAACCAATAACGCATATTTTTCTCCTTAATAAAATGAATAAAAAAGACGGTATATGATGGATTTTCCTAGGTTTGACTATAAATATTAAGTGATGTTCGAAAAGTTTTAAGTGGTTCTACCTTTAGGATTCTGAAAGTTATTTAACCAACAACAAATCAGAACGGAACATCTCTATCGTCACAGTAGGCTCTTAATATCTTGCCTAATTTTTTGGTATTTTTATTAAAATTACGACATTTAGGGCATACCAAAAGATGCAACTGCAAACGCATGTGTTGTTGCAAACGAAGTTTCTCATCACATGACTGTGAAATAAGTTCTGTTGCTTGCCTGCATTTCATTTTGATTCCTCTCTAAACCAATTGCGAGATAAACACTCTTGTAAACGTAAACGGGCACGATAAAGTAATACATTTAAGTTAGAGAGAGAAATTTCGCATTCATGGCAAATTTCCGCACTACTCATCTCCAAATGTTCACGCATCATAAATACTCGTGCTTGCTGAGCGGGTAATTTATTTAAACAAATATCAAAAATTGCCCAAAATTCTTTTTGGTAAGTCGATTGCGCTATCCCACTCCATTCAGTCACTTCTTGATGTTCCAACCAATGATCGTGGTGATCGAAAAAGGCATTTGGTGATTCTTCTTCCTCACATAGAGAGCTGACCGGAATATGCCGTTTTCGTGTTTTGAGTAAATCCAAAATTTTGTTCTTTAAAATGGCAAAAATCCAAGTTTTAAGTGCAGCTTCTCGCCGAAAAGAGGCTGAATGTTTATAGGCGTTGGTTAAGGCATCCTGTACAGCATCTTCGGCTAAATCTTTATCGGCTAGTTGTAGGGTGGCAAATTTAATCATTTGCTTTCTAATCTCTTCTATCTGTGTAGAAGATAGGCTCTTCATATATCTCCTTTAGGGAATTAAGATAACTTTCCCAATGAAAAATTACACTCATTTGTAAGAATTCTAGATCAGTTGAGTCCAAAATAATAACAACAATTCATAAAAAAAGGATAGTTCGATGAAAAAATTAACAATTCAAGGTGTGACACCTGAAGCTATTTTCTACCAACGCCGTAAAATTATTACTGCGTTAGGTTTAGGTATTGCTGCTTCTGCATTGCCTAAAATGAGTGTGGCAGAAACACAAAGTCACTTGCAATCACTACAGTTT comes from Mannheimia granulomatis and encodes:
- the iolD gene encoding 3D-(3,5/4)-trihydroxycyclohexane-1,2-dione acylhydrolase (decyclizing); amino-acid sequence: MQTTRLTVAQALIQFLDNQYIEVDGKEIKFVHGVVAIFGHGNVLGIGQALAQNSGGLTLYQGRNEQGMAHLAMGFAKQNLRQKIIACTSSVGPGAANMVTAAATATANRIPLLLLPGDVFATRQPDPVLQQIEQSYDLSISTNDAFRAVSKYWDRVQRPEQLMSACINAFRVLTDPAETGAVTIALPQDVQAESFDFPNSFLQKRVHRLERNLPTKAMLNDAVKLITAKKKPLIVCGGGVRYSQAGQILQKFAKQFGIPFAETQAGKSAVVSDYELNVGGVGETGCLAANRLAKEADLVIGIGTRYTDFTTSSKWIFQHPDVQFLNINVARFDAYKLDGVQIVADAKATLEALLTKLPSSYQAQWGNEITTAKADFAEEIKRLRAVQYSQNFTPEINDNLDHKAVHKEFIQLTGSQLTQSQVLGIVNETIENDGIIVAAAGSLPGDLQRTWLSKGEETYHLEYGYSCMGYEVSAAVGVKIARPEQEVYALLGDGSYLMAHTELVTSIQEGKKINVVLFDNMANGCINNLQIGNGMDSFGTEFRFRNAQSNQLNGGLVPIDFAKNAEAYGCKTYRVTNEAELRAALQDAKQQTVSTLIDIKVLPKTMAHGYGCWWHVGVAEVSESERIQQARQRSEEQLAKARKY
- a CDS encoding bifunctional 5-dehydro-2-deoxygluconokinase/5-dehydro-2-deoxyphosphogluconate aldolase, which codes for MATVNHQDRPLDLICLGRVAVDLYGQQIGSRLEEMTTFSKYLGGSSGNVAYGTAVQGLRSSMLARVGDEHMGRFLREELQSVGVDTSHLITDKERLTALVILGIKDKETFPLIFYRDNCADMAITKDDFSEAYIASSRALAITGTHLSNPKTREAVLTALEYAGRNEVKRALDIDYRPVLWGLTSLGDGETRYIDSAEVTKSLQEVLHHFDLIVGTEEEFHIAGGSTDTFTALKNVRKVSNAVLVCKRGALGCSVFEGELPNDLDGGLNVYGVRVEVLNVLGAGDAFMSGLLRGYLNNEGWEQACRYANACGALVVSRHGCSPAMPTKRELDDYLTRAASVPRPDLDESLNHLHRVTTRKKSWENLCIFAFDHRKQLVDMANKVGADVARLPKLKQLLLKAMEQTAAAAGLPQNQAGILADTTFGQDALNEITGKNYWIARPIEEPSSRPLELEYGDLGTQLSAFPRYHVIKCLAFYHPTDESGLKARQDRKLKEVYQACCRTGHELLLEIILPADMPQDEHYYNEAITHFYQLGIKPEWWKLPGVSTAQWKAISATIDANDPDCRGILILGLDAPLDVFKATFEQAKGCKKVKGFAVGRTIFGEASEKWLAGKLDDQGLINAVSEKYRILIDLWQKR
- a CDS encoding MurR/RpiR family transcriptional regulator, translated to MHEPTQLAHFQEEIRKQYDGLSKRLKQVAQYVLDNGNSVVFDTVSTIADRANVPPSTLIRFANAFGFSGFNEIKQLFRQDMMENTSRYAERVQLFRQIEPDENSSNGTLNHILDVFVQGNMQALQQLTSQVSSEQLEQTVEILNSAKRIFIVGLKRSFSIANYLNYALHHLDYDVFMIDGSGGMFDEQLGRIREGDAVIAISFSPYANETLNVVSATARTGVKHIAITDSQLSPLLSFSDVSFIIKEAQVSGFRSQCATMTLAQTIAVSLALKKA
- a CDS encoding PTS transporter subunit EIIB — its product is MADINKILEALGNKENIKQVEACLTRLRVVLHNNRLLNKSMLKKLGAVDVVKVADTQQIIFGTKSAQYRDEIKALL
- the rfaD gene encoding ADP-glyceromanno-heptose 6-epimerase produces the protein MIIVTGGAGMIGSNIIKALNKIGRKDILVVDNLKNGEKFINLVDLDIADYCDKEDFIAAIIAGDNFSYIDAIFHQGACSATTEWDGKYLMQNNYEYSKDLLHFCLDRQIPFFYASSAATYGGRSDNFIEKREFERPLNAYGYSKFLFDEYVRRVLPEAYSPVCGFKYFNVYGPREQHKGSMASVAFHLNNQMLKGENPKLFAGSKQFLRDFVYVEDVAKVNLWAWENNVSGIFNLGTGKAESFEEVANAVIKYHGRGKIETIPFPEHLKSRYQTFTQADLTNLRAAGYKDTFKTVAQGTAEYMEWLNQSVNRNS
- a CDS encoding Gfo/Idh/MocA family oxidoreductase → MQPINIAISGAGYSSRVFHIPFFKQDPRFYVRKVYERSTNNAAQWLPNVETVREFSALLTPEIDLVVITTPNQTHYTMVKEALLANKHVLVEKPLVASSTEAIELAELAKKQGKVLYVYQNRRWDSHIATAKSIMQQGLLGEPVDSEIRFDRYAKEKNTKAWKEAGDKGTGLVYDLGVHLIDQTLYLFGKPQAVYADIRYQHEGALVDDNFDIQLYYANGFKMVLKASKYAREPSPTFVLHGKLGSYLKHNADNQEDLLKNGTIPKGNWNIEAETQWGILHTEVNGDVVRQPYPNVKASYQNLLDNLYDCINHNAEPTVKLDEVIWVLKIIESAFESAKSGQKVYLS
- a CDS encoding zf-HC2 domain-containing protein; the protein is MKCRQATELISQSCDEKLRLQQHMRLQLHLLVCPKCRNFNKNTKKLGKILRAYCDDRDVPF
- a CDS encoding sigma-70 family RNA polymerase sigma factor; its protein translation is MKSLSSTQIEEIRKQMIKFATLQLADKDLAEDAVQDALTNAYKHSASFRREAALKTWIFAILKNKILDLLKTRKRHIPVSSLCEEEESPNAFFDHHDHWLEHQEVTEWSGIAQSTYQKEFWAIFDICLNKLPAQQARVFMMREHLEMSSAEICHECEISLSNLNVLLYRARLRLQECLSRNWFREESK